A region of the Amycolatopsis sp. cg13 genome:
ATCGCCGAGTCGACGGGGATCGAGCCGAGGAATGTGTTCTTCAGCTTGACGGAAAACCACGAGGTGGACTGGTCGTTCGGCGAAGGGGTCGCACAGATGCTGCCGTCAGCGCCCTGAAACGTCGTCGCCTGATCAAGTGTTTTCGGTCCAGTAACGCTGAACCCTGGCCACCGCCTCGTCCTTGCTCATCCCGGCCACCTCGGACTCTTCGAGGCCCACGCGCGAGAGCAGCAAGTACACGAGATCGGCGGGCAGGGCCTCGGCCGGTGGCTCAGGTGTCCCGCGAGCCGGTTTGACGCCGTCCTGCACGCAGGACCAGAAAACTGGTTCGTCGACGTCGAGCTGGTCACGGAGAATGTGCTTCCACAGGCTCGGTCCATAACCGCTGCGGTCGACCGGATGCGAGATGCGGGTACGCAGAATCCGGCCGTCGACAAGATCTAGTTCGTACGTGACGTGATGC
Encoded here:
- a CDS encoding cytotoxic translational repressor of toxin-antitoxin stability system, whose amino-acid sequence is MTSWPQPTRDDHETFCKVEEWRRVRDARGRTGTHHVTYELDLVDGRILRTRISHPVDRSGYGPSLWKHILRDQLDVDEPVFWSCVQDGVKPARGTPEPPAEALPADLVYLLLSRVGLEESEVAGMSKDEAVARVQRYWTENT